The Triticum aestivum cultivar Chinese Spring chromosome 7B, IWGSC CS RefSeq v2.1, whole genome shotgun sequence genome window below encodes:
- the LOC123157758 gene encoding F-box/FBD/LRR-repeat protein At1g13570 produces MEMSPHEARRFKLRRHNSRPKTRLDNLPEDVIQKILSRLPLKEVVQISTLSSGWRHVWRYHPDLIFSVEKLFDGKDKGDQEFVTSVNDILKDHYCTVVNKFKVNYGLSEEHGDDLDEWLRFSVLSKAKNVVLDLRPPPKCPDNVYNFPLHLFDDRNSSCVLSLRLVLVCLRPAPNFCGFANLRSLKLHRVYVSKDLHCMLPHCVVLEWLSLTDCFMPSFTMSEPLDHLQYACIQNCSLQSMELHAPNLTVFEYSEQDVPIVLGKFHKLTKAKIEVLSDSDNLDYTFSHLVRAMPNAEEISLRIHIQNEARQFMTDSRCDFINLRYLNIEVLVDGDPGCSSGILRLASLLELTPSLDVQSACVV; encoded by the exons ATGGAGATGAGCCCCCATGAAGCACGTAGATTCAAGCTCCGACGCCACAACAGCAGGCCGAAGACGCGTCTGGACAATCTCCCCGAG GATGTGATACAAAAGATACTATCGCGCTTGCCTCTAAAGGAGGTGGTGCAGATAAGCACACTGTCGAGTGGGTGGAGACATGTCTGGAGATACCACCCAGATCTAATCTTCAGTGTTGAAAAATTGTTTGATGGCAAGGACAAGGGGGACCAAGAATTTGTTACTAGTGTCAATGATATCCTGAAGGATCATTACTGTACTGTTGTGAACAAGTTTAAGGTGAATTATGGACTATCTGAAGAACACGGTGATGATCTTGATGAATGGCTCCGTTTTTCTGTTCTATCAAAGGCAAAGAACGTTGTTCTTGATCTACGCCCTCCACCCAAATGCCCGGATAATGTCTACAACTTCCCTCTGCATCTTTTTGATGATCGAAACAGCTCATGTGTGCTGTCTCTCCGACTTGTCTTAGTGTGCCTAAGGCCAGCTCCGAATTTCTGTGGCTTTGCAAACCTTCGATCACTCAAATTGCATAGGGTTTATGTATCGAAGGACCTCCATTGCATGCTCCCACACTGTGTTGTCCTTGAGTGGTTAAGCCTAACAGACTGTTTCATGCCTTCCTTCACCATGTCTGAGCCACTAGACCACCTGCAGTATGCTTGTATTCAGAATTGCAGCCTACAAAGCATGGAACTGCATGCACCAAATCTCACAGTATTTGAGTATTCAGAGCAGGATGTGCCGATTGTGCTTGGCAAATTTCacaagctgacaaaggcaaaaatTGAAGTATTATCAGATTCTGACAATCTAGACTACACTTTTAGTCATCTTGTTAGGGCTATGCCTAATGCGGAGGAAATCTCTCTTAGAATTCATATCCAAAATGAG GCACGACAGTTCATGACAGACAGCCGATGTGATTTTATTAATCTGAGGTATCTCAATATAGAGGTTTTGGTGGACGGAGATCCAGGTTGTTCAAGTGGGATTCTTCGTTTGGCTTCTCTATTGGAACTAACTCCCTCTCTTGATGTTCAATCTGCAT GTGTTGTTTAA